Below is a genomic region from Pseudomonas sp. JQ170C.
CAGCCCAGCGCTCCATCGACCTGGTTCGCGAAGTCGAAGGCCTGGAAGTCCTGCACGCCGCGCTGGCGTCGGGCAAGGGCGTGGTCGGTATCACCAGCCACCTGGGCAACTGGGAAGTGCTCAACCACTTCTATTGCAACCAGTGCAAACCGATCATTTTCTACCGCCCGCCCAAGCTCAAGGCGGTCGATGACCTGTTGCGCGAACAGCGTGTGCAACTGGGCAACCGCGTGGCGGCATCGACCAAGGAAGGCATCCTGAGCATCATCAAGGAAGTGCGCAGAGGCGGTCAGGTGGGCATTCCGGCTGACCCTGAGCCGGCCGAGTCGGCTGGGGTGTTCGTGCCGTTTTTCGCTACCAAGGCGCTGACCAGCAAGTTTGTGCCCAACATGCTGGCTGGTGGCAAGGCGGTCGGGGTGTTCCTGCATGCCCTGCGCCTGCCGGACGGTTCCGGGTTCAAGGTGATCCTGGAAGCGGCGCCCGAAGCCATGTACAGCGAAGACACCGAGACTTCGGCTGCGGCCATGAGCAAGGTGGTCGAGCGTTACGTGAGTCAGTACCCAAGCCAGTACATGTGGAGCATGAAGCGCTTCAAGAAGCGTCCGCCTGGCGAGGCGCGCTGGTATTGAGGCTGCTGTCGCGGGACATGCCCGCTCCTACGCGGTAGGAGTGGGCTTGTCCCGCGATGCTTTATCGAGCTTCTTGAGAAACACCGTCATCTCTTTCTCGGCCTGCTTGTCACCATGAGCCTGGGCCGCCTCCAGCCCCTGCTGCCAAGCCCGCCGCGCCCCTTCCAGGTCACCTTGCAGCTGATGGGCCTTGCCGAGCAGCTTCCACGCCGCCGAATACTTCGGATCAAACTCGACGCAGCGCTGCAGGTGCACCGCGGCCTCGGCGCCATTGCCTTCATCCAGCCAGGCTTTGCCCAGACCGAAACGCAACAGGGCGTTATCCACACCCTTGGCCAGCATCTTTTCCAGTGATTCGCGCATGTGCTGCTCCTTCAGAAGAAGCTCAACCCTACATGGAACAGCTTCTCGACGTCCCGGATGTACTTTTTATCCACAACGAAGAGGATCACATGGTCGCCCGCCTCGATCACGGTATCGTCGTGGGCGATCAGCACTTCTTCGTCGCGAATGATCGCGCCGATGGTGGTTCCCGGCGGCAGGGCGATGTCTTCGATGGCCTTGCCGATCACCTTGCTCGATTTCGAGTCACCGTGGGCGATGGCCTCGATGGCTTCCGCCGCACCGCGGCGCAGCGAGTGCACGCTGACGATATCGCCGCGGCGCACGTGGGCCAGCAAGGTGCCGATGGTCGCCAGTTGCGGGCTGATGGCGATGTCGATATCGCCGCCTTGCACCAGGTCGACATAGGCCGGGTTGTTGATGATGGTCATCACCTTGCGGGCACCCAGGCGCTTGGCCAACAGCGAGGACATGATGTTGGCCTCGTCGTCGTTGGTCAGGGCCAGGAAGATGTCGGCCTCGGCGATGTTCTCTTCAAGCATCAGGTCGCGGTCCGAGGCGCTGCCTTGCAGGACCACGGTGCTGTCCAGGGTGTCGGAGAGGTAGCGGCAGCGCGCCGGGTTCATCTCGATGATCTTGACCTGGTAACGGCTTTCGATGGCCTCGGCCAGGCGCTCACCGATCTGCCCGCCACCGGCGATGACCACGCGCTTGTTGGTTTCGTCGATGCGGCGCAGCTCGCCCATCACCGCGCGGATGTGGGCCTTGGCAGCGATGAAGAAGACTTCGTCATCGGCCTCGATCACGGTGTCACCCTGGGGCAGGATCGGCCGGTCGCGGCGGAAGATCGCTGCCACCCGAGTGTCGACGTTGGGCATGTGCTCGCGGATCTGGCGCAATTGCTGGCCCACCAGCGGGCCGCCGTAGTAGGCCTTGACCGCCACCAGCTGCGCCTTGCCTTCGGCGAAGTCGATCACCTGCAGGGCACCGGGGTGCTCGATCAGGCGCTTGATGTAGTGGGTCACCACCTGCTCGGGGCTGATCAGTACGTCGACCGGGATGGCTTCGTTGTCGAACAGCCCGGCGCGGGTCAGGTAGGCCGACTCACGCACACGGGCGATCTTGGTCGGGGTGTGGAACAGGGTGTAGGCGACCTGGCAGGCGACCATGTTGGTTTCGTCGCTGTTGGTCACCGCCACCAGCATGTCGGCGTCATCGGCACCGGCCTGGCGCAATACAGTCGGGAACGAGGCGCGACCCTGGACGGTACGGATGTCCAGGCGGTCGCCGAGGTCGCGCAGGCGGTCGCCATCGGTGTCGACCACGGTGATGTCGTTGGCTTCGCTGGCCAGGTGCTCGGCCAGCGTACCGCCGACCTGCCCTGCGCCCAGGATGATGATCTTCATCCGCTCTTCCCTTCTCTTGTTATCCGCGCGCGGCGGCGATTTTGATCAGCTTGGCATAGTAGAAGCCGTCGTGTCCGCCTTCCTGGGCCAGCAACTGGCGGCCATGGGGCTGGCGCACGCCGGCCTGGGTCGCCAGGTCCAGCTCGCGGGCACCGGGAGTTCGGGCGAGGAACGCCTCGATGACGTCGGTGTTTTCCGTCGGCAGGGTCGAACAGGTGGCATAGAGCAGGATGCCGCCGACCTCCAGGGTTGGCCACAAAGCGTCGAGCAGCTCGCCCTGCAGGCTGGCCAGGGCCGGGATATCGTCGGCCTGGCGGGTCATCTTGATGTCGGGGTGACGGCGAATCACGCCGGTAGCCGAGCACGGCGCATCCAGCAAAATGCGCTGGAAGCCCTTGCCATCCCACCAACTGGCGGTGTCGCGGGCATCGCAGGCAATCAATTGGGCATCCAGACCCAGGCGGTCGAGGTTTTCCCGCACGCGGGTCAGGCGCTTGGCTTCCAGGTCAATGGCAACGACGGCCTCGAGACCGGCCTGGGCTTCGAGCAGGTGGCAGGTCTTGCCGCCTGGGGCACAGCAGGCGTCGAGCACGCGCTGGCCGGGGGCGAGATCAAGCAGGTCGGCGGCCAGTTGCGCCGCTTCGTCCTGGACGCTGATCCAGCCCTGATCGAAACCGGGCAGGCTGCGAACGTCGCAAGGCTGGGCGAGCAGAATGCCATCGACGCTGAACTGACACGGCGCGGCTTCAATCCCCGCCTCGCTCAGCAGTTGCAGGTAGGCGTCACGGCTGTGATGACGACGGTTGACCCGCAGGATCATCGGCGGATGCGCATTGTTGGCGGCGCAGATGGCTTCCCATTGCTCGGGCCAGAAGGCCTTCAGCGATTTCTGCAACCAGCGCGGGTGAGCGGTGCGCACCACGGGATCGCGTTCGAGCTCGGCGAGGATGTCGTTGCTCTCGCGTTGCGCGCGGCGCAGCACGGCGTTGAGCAAGGCCTTGGCCCAGGGCTTTTTCAGTTTGTCGGCGCAACCCACGGTTTCACCCAGGGCGGCATGGGCCGGAATGCGGGTGTAGAGCAACTGATACAGACCTACCAGCAACAACGCCTCGACATCGGCATCGGCCTTCTTGAAAGGCTTTTGCAGCAGGCGTTCGGCCAGGGCCGACAGCCGTGGTTGCCAGCGTGCGGTGCCGAATGCCAGGTCCTGGGTCAGGCCACGGTCACGCAGCTCGACCTTGTCCAGTTGCGCAGGCAGTGAGCTGTTCAGCGAGGCTTTGCCGCTCAGAACGGCCGCCAGGGCGCGGGCGGCTGCCAGACGTGGGTTCATTGGCCGAGCACCGTGCCGGTGGCGAATTTCTCGCGGCGGCTGTTGAACAGGTCGCTGAAGTTCAGCGCCTTGCCGCCGGGCAGTTGCAGGCGGGTCAGGCACAGGGCCTGTTCACCGCAGGCGACGATCAGGCCGTCCTTGCTGGCGCCGAGGATCTCACCCGGCTGGCCTGCACCTGTGGATAAAGTGGCCGCCAGCACTTTCACTGCCTCACCTTGGAGGGTGCTGTGGCAGATCGGCCAGGGGTTGAAGGCACGGATCAGGCGCTCCAGCTCAACGGCTGGGCGGCTCCAGTCCAGGCGGGCTTCGTCCTTGTTCAGCTTGTGTGCATAGGTGGCCAGGCTGTCGTCCTGCACCTCGCCTTGCAGCGTGCCAGCGGCCAGGCCAGCAACGGCTTGGAGCACGGCGGGCGGGCCCATTTCGGCCAGGCGGTCGTGCAGGCTGCCACCGGTATCGGTGGCGCTGATTGGCGTGGTCACTTTCAGCAGCATCGGGCCGGTGTCCAGGCCGGCTTCCATGCGCATCACGGTCACGCCGCTTTCGCTGTCCCCGGCTTCGACGGCGCGCTGGATCGGCGCAGCACCGCGCCAGCGCGGCAGCAGTGAGGCGTGGCTGTTGATGCAGCCCAGTGGGGGAATATCCAGTACCGCCTGCGGCAGGATCAGGCCGTAGGCGACCACCACCATAAGGTCGGGCTTGAGCGCGGCGAGTTCAGCTTGCGCCTCGGCATTGCGCAGGGTCGGCGGTTGCAGCACCGGGATGCCGTTATCCACAGCCAGTTGCTTGACGGCGCTGGGCATCAGTTTTTGCCCGCGGCCGGCCGGACGGTCCGGTTGGGTGTAGACCGCCACCACGTCATAGGGGCTGTCGATCAGGGCCTTGAGGTGTTCGGCGGCAAACTCTGGGGTGCCTGCGAAGACAATGCGCATGGAGTTCTCGCTTAAAAAGAAAAAGGCTTGCCGGAGCAAGCCTTCTGGAAGAGGGGATCAAGCTTGCTGGCGATGCTGCTTTTCCAGCTTTTTCTTGATGCGGTCGCGTTTGAGCGTCGACAGGTAATCAACGAACAATTTGCCGTTGAGGTGATCGCATTCGTGCTGGATGCAGACGGCCAGCAGGCCCTCGGCGATTTCCTCGAACGGCTTGCCGTCGCGGTCCAGCGCCTTGATCTTGACCCGCACCGGGCGGTCGACGTTCTCGTAGAAACCCGGCACCGACAGGCAACCTTCCTGGTACTGGTCCATGTCGTCGGTCAGCGTCTCGAGCTCGGGGTTGATGAACACCCGTGGCGCGCTGCGATCTTCGCTCAGGTCCATGACCACGACGCGCTTGTGCACGTTGACCTGGGTCGCGGCAAGGCCGATGCCAGGGGCTTCGTACATGGTTTCAAACATGTCATCGACCAACTGGCGGATGCTGTCGTCGACTTCCGTCACCGGTTTGGCGAGGGTACGAAGGCGCGGGTCCGGGAATTCGAGAATGTTCAGAATGGCCATAAGCGTATGAGCTGCACTGTGCGATGAAATACAAACATGAACACACATAATAAAGGGATTCGCTGGATTCGGCACCTGGCAAAGGTCGGCTAAGGTGTTTCAAGGCACCCGCGCCCCTGTTTCGACAAGCCTGAAAGGCTGCCGCTCAGGGAAATCCTTCAACCGGTTGTCAAAGTATTATCAACAGAGTTATCCACAGCTTGTGCAAGGCGTGGATTCCCCCTCGATCAAGGATGATCGTCATGGCGCAGTTACCTTCCCCGGGCTGTTCGCCCGCCGAACTCGAGGCGCGCTTGCGCCTGCACCGGATGCCGGCACTCGGCCCGCATCGCTTTCACGTACTCCTTCAAGCCTTTGGCAGCGCCTCGGCAGCGCTGAGCGCGCCGGCCGGTGCCTGGTATTCCCTGGGCATTCCGGCGGCCAGTACCGAATCGCGCCGCAGCCCCCAGGTGCGCGAGGGCGCTGCGGCTGCATTGGCCTGGCTAGAGCGGCGCGACCAGCATTTGTTGATGTGGGACGACCCCGCCTACCCCGCCTTGCTGGCTGAAGTGGATGCCGCCCCGCCGCTGTTGTTCGTGGCCGGTAACCCCGCCCTGCTGGAAAAACCGCAGTTGGCGATTGTGGGTAGCCGCCGGGCTTCGCGACCGGCACTGGACACCGCCGCCGCCTTTTCCCGCAGCCTGGCACGGGGTGGCTTTGTCATCACCAGCGGCCTGGCCCTGGGCGTCGATGGCGCTGCCCACCAGGGGGCGCTGGATGTCGAAGGGCACACCATCGGGGTGCTGGGCACCGGCCTGCAGAAATTTTATCCACAACGTCACCGGGCCCTGGCCACGGCGATGATCGAGCGCGGCAGCGCGCTGGTTTCGGAGTTTCCACTGGATGCCGGGCCGGTGGCGGGTAATTTTCCCAGGCGTAACCGCATCATCAGTGGCCTGTCGCTCGGTGTGCTGGTGGTCGAGGCCAGCCTGGCCAGTGGTTCGCTGATCACCGCGCGGCTGGCTGCCGAGCAAGGCCGCGAGGTGTACGCCATTCCGGGGTCGATTCATCATCCGGGGTCCAAGGGTTGCCATCAGTTGATTCGCGATGGCGCGTTGCTGGTGGAAAGCGTGGAGCAGATCGTTGAAACCCTGCAGGGCTGGCAGCGGCTGCCGCCTGAACCTGACGGCGAAACGACCGGCGCCCGCCATGTTCTGGAAGAACTGCTGCTGGCGGCGCCACAAACCAGTGAAGGGCTTGCCAGTAGCAGTGGCTGGCCGCTGCCCAGGGTGCTGGCGGCGTTGACCGAGCTTGAGGTGGCTGGCCGGGTCTGTAATGAAGCTGGGCGTTGGTTTGCCCGGCCGGCCTAAGTACACTGCTCATCAGCCTTTACGCGGAGTGATATCAATGGTGAGCAGTTGGCGTGTGCAACAAGCCGCGCGTGAAATTCGAGCCGGTGCGGTGATTGCCTACCCAACCGAGGCTGTCTGGGGCCTGGGCTGTGACCCGTGGAACGAAGAAGCGGTGGACCGTCTGCTGGCGATCAAGTCGCGCTCGGTCGACAAGGGGCTGATCCTGATCGCCGACAATATCCGCCAGTTCGACTTTTTGTTCGATGACTTCCCGGAAGTCTGGCTCGACCGCATGGGCAGTACCTGGCCTGGGCCGAACACCTGGCTGGTGCCACACCAGAACATGTTGCCGGAATGGATTACCGGGGTGCACGACACGGTGGCCCTGCGGGTCAGCGACCATCCGGTGGTACGTGAACTGTGTTCGCTGGTCGGGCCGCTGGTATCGACCTCGGCGAACCCACAGGGACGGCCGGCGGCACGTACCCGGTTGCGGGTAGAGCAGTACTTCCGTGGCCAGCTGGACATGGTCCTGGGCGGCGCCCTGGGCGGGCGGCGCAATCCGAGCGTGATTCGCGACCTGATGACGGGCGATATCGTTCGGGCGGGTTGAGAAGGTAAAAACAATCGCGGGGCAAACCCGCTCCTGCACCAGTAGGAGCGGGCTTGCCCCGCGATCAGTTCAAGGCAACAACACCGTAGAGCCCACCGTGCGCCGCGCCGACAGCTCAGTCTGTGCCTTGGCCGCGTCACTCAGCGCATAGCGCTGCTGGATATCCACTGTCACTTTGCCGCTGGCGATCATTGCGAACAGGTCATCGGCCATCGCCTGGGTGTTGGCTGCGTTGTTGGCATAGGAGGCCAGGGTCGGGCGGGTGACATACAGCGAGCCCTTCTGCGCCAGAATCCCCAGGTTGACCCCACTCACTGCGCCCGAGGCATTGCCGAAGCTGACCATCAAGCCACGTGGCGCCAGGCAATCGAGCGAGGTCAGCCAGGTGTCCTGGCCGACGCCGTCGTACACCACCGGGCACTTCTTGCCGTCGGTCAACTCCAGCACCCGCTGCGCCACGTCTTCACGGCTGTAGTCGATGGTTGCCCAGGCCCCCAGCGCCTTGGCGCGCTCGGCTTTTTCGGCACTACTGACGGTGCCGATCAGTTTGGCGCCCAGGGCCTTGGCCCATTGGCAGGCCAGTGAGCCGACACCGCCAGCGGCCGCGTGGAACAGAATGGTGTCGCCAGGTTGCACCGCATAGGTCTGCTTGAGCAGGTATTGCACGGTCAGGCCCTTGAGCATCACCGCGGCGGCTTGTTCAAAGCTGATGCTGTCGGGCAGCTTCACCAGGTTGGCCTCGGGCAGCACATGCAGTTCGCTGTAGGCACCCAGCGGGCCGCCGGCGTAGGCCACGCGATCGCCCACCTTCAGGTGCGTCACCTGGTCGCCCACGGCTTCGACCACCCCGGCGCCTTCGGTGCCCAGTCCGGAGGGCAAGGCCGGGGGGGAATACAGCCCGCTGCGAAAGTAGGTATCGATGAAGTTCAGGCCGATGGCCTGGTTGCGTACGCGCACTTGCTGCGGGCCGGGGGCTGCAGGCTCGAAATCGACCCATTGCAGGACCTCGGGGCCGCCATGCTCGCTGAACTGGATACGCTTGGCCATCTGCACTCTCCTGTCGGGTTCGCAAAACCCCTATCGGACGCCTTTGCTTGATCGCCGTCAACTGCGGCCCGCCTGCAGCCGGTGGTATGCTACGCGCCGAATTTGTTCATGCCCGCTCCAGGTGACCTGATGACTAGCCGCACCGAGGCCGTGAAAGCCTACCTGCTCGACTTGCAAGACCGTATTTGTGCCGCCCTCGAAAACGAAGACGGCGGTGCCCGCTTTGTCGAAGATGCCTGGACGCGTGAAGCCGGTGGCGGCGGCCGCACCCGGGTAATCGGCGATGGCAAGGTCATCGAAAAAGGCGGCGTGAACTTCTCCCACGTTTTTGGCAGCGGCCTGCCGCCCTCGGCCAGTGCCCATCGCCCGGAATTGGCCGGCCGTGGTTTCGAGGCATTGGGTGTGTCGCTGGTGATCCACCCGCATAACCCGCATGTACCGACGTCCCATGCCAACGTGCGGTTCTTCATCGCCGAGAAAGAAGGTGAAGAGGCCGTCTGGTGGTTCGGTGGCGGTTTCGACCTGACGCCCTACTACGGCAACGAAGAAGATTGTCTGCACTGGCACCAGGTGGCCGAGCGCGCCTGTGCGCCGTTCGGTGCCGACGTCTACCCGCGCTACAAGGCCTGGTGCGACCGCTACTTCCACCTCAAGCACCGGGGTGAGCCGCGCGGCATTGGCGGGTTGTTTTTCGACGACCTGAACGAGTGGGACTTCGATACCTGCTTCGCCTTCATGCGCGCCATTGGCGATGCCTATATCGAGGCCTACCTGCCGATCGTCCAGCGCCGCAAGGCCCAGGCCTACACCGCCCAGCAGCGTGAGTTCCAGGAATTCCGCCGGGGCCGCTACGTTGAGTTCAACCTGGTCTACGACCGTGGCACCCTGTTCGGCCTGCAGTCGGGCGGCCGCACCGAGTCGATCCTGATGTCACTGCCACCGCAAGTGCGTTGGGGGTACGATTGGAAGCCTGCACCGGGCAGTGAAGAGGCTCGCCTGACCGAGTACTTCCTGCAGGATCGCGACTGGATTGGCGAGGCCAAGCCCGTTCGCTGAAACCGTTGTGGATAACTTTCCGGCCTGACCGGCCCCGACCCAGGAACCGCGTGAATGGACCAGTACGTTGTATTCGGCAACCCGATCGGCCACAGCAAGTCGCCGCTGATCCACCGGCTGTTTGCCGACCAGACCGGCCAGCAGCTGGAATACAACACCCTGCTGGCGCCACTGGATGATTTCACCGTGTGCGCCCTGGGGTTCTTCAAGCAAGGCCTGGGTGCCAACGTCACCGTGCCGTTCAAGGAAGAAGCCTACCGCCTGGTCGACAGCCTGACGCCACGGGCCAAGCGCGCCGGGGCGGTGAACACCCTGAGCAAACTGGCCGACGGCAGCCTGCAAGGTGACAACACCGACGGTGCCGGCCTGGTGCGTGACCTGACCGTCAACGCCGGGGTGCAGCTCAGCGGCAAGCGTATCTTGCTGCTGGGCGCCGGTGGCGCTGTTCGCGGCGTGCTGGAGCCGCTGCTGGCGCACAATCCCGCCTCGCTGGTGATCGCCAACCGAACCGTGGAAAAGGCCGAGCAACTGGCCCGTGAGTTCGCCGATCTTGGCCCGGTGGCGGCCAGTGGTTTCAGCTGGTTGCAGGAGCCGGTCGACCTGATCATCAACGCCACCTCCGCCAGCCTGGCCGGTGAGCTGCCACCTATTTCAGCCCAGCTGATCGAGCCGGGCGTCACCGTCTGCTACGACATGATGTATGGCAAGGAGCCGACGCCGTTCTGCCAATGGGCCAGCACACACAAGGCGGCCAAGGTACTGGATGGCTTGGGTATGCTCGCCGAGCAGGCTGCCGAAGCGTTCTACATCTGGCGTGGCGTGCGGCCTGAAACCGGGCCGGTGCTGGATGAGCTTCGTCGTCAGTTGGCGCGGGGTTGAGTCGCTGAATCGCGGGGCAAGCCCGCTCCTACTGTAGGAGCGGGCTTGCCCCGCGATGGCTTCAGTCCTCGAAACGAATCGGGCAGTTCGCAGTCCCTTCCAGCTTGTACAACTCCTCAATCACCTGCGGCCGCGCCCGATGCAGCGTCAGGCTGCCCCCTGCCCGGCTCAAACGCCGGGCTTCGCGGTGCAGCATGTCGACTCCGGAATAGTCGATGAAGTTGATCTGCCGGGCGTCGATGATTACGTCAGGCCCCTGGCATCGTTGCAGGCGCACCTGCAGGTAATGGCTGGCGCCAAAGAAGATCGAGCCCCCGACGCGCAGCACATCGGCATCACCTTCCCGTGTCTGCTGCACCCGTGGACGCGAGGTGCGCTTGAGGTAGAAGAACAGCGACGCCAGCACGCCTGCGTAGATGGCAGTCTGCAGTTCCAGCAGCAAGGTAGCCCCCGCGGTCAGCGCCATGACCAGGAACTCGGAGCGGCTGACCCGCCACAGGGCACGCATGCCCCGGTGATCGATCAACCCCCAGCAGATCAGCAGGATGCTGCCGGCCATGGCCGGGATCGGAATGTGCGCGATCAGGCCGGCGCCCGCCACGGCAAACAAGGCGACCCAGAGTGCCGAGAACACCCCGGCCAGCGGCGAACGAGCCCCGGCGTCGTAGCTGAGCCCCGAGCGGGTGAAAGAGCCTGAGGACAGGTAGCCGGAGAAAAAGCTGCCTACCATGTTCGACAGGCCCTGGGCACGGATCTCCTGGTTGGCATCGATCAACTGCTCTGAACGTGACGACAGCGAGCGGGCAATCGACAGGCTGGTCACCAGCCCCAGCATGCCCACGGCCACCGCACTGGGCAGCAGACGCAGGATCAATTCCAGGTCCCATAACGGCAACGGGCTCAAGGGGGGGAGTTGGCCGACAAACCCGGGTACCAGCAGCACATGGCCAAACGCGCCGGGTAGCAGCCAGACCAGCACACTGGCGATGGCCAGGGTTATCAACAGGCTCGGCCAGCGCGGACGCAGCAGTTTGAGGGCAATGCCAAGCACCAGGGTGCCAAGCCCGAGTGCAAGGGAAGGCCAATTCACCTCGCCTGCATGGTCCATCAGGCTTTCCAGGGTTTTCAGTGCGGTGGCCTGGCTGGGCAAGTCGAGCCCCATCAGGTTCGGCAGTTGTCCCAGTGCAATGACCACGGCGGCGCCGAGGGTAAAGCCCAGCACCACCGAATGAGAGACGAAGTTCACCAGTGCGCCGAAGCGCAACAGCCCCAGCAACCACTGAAAGACCCCACCCAGAAACGTCAGCAGCAGAATCAGGGTGATGTAGTCGTCACT
It encodes:
- a CDS encoding lysophospholipid acyltransferase, producing MDKFKGALMVGALRLFAKLPWGAVQRVGAAIGWIMWKVPNSSRNVVRINLAKCFPEMDPVAREKLVGRTLMDIGKSFTESACAWIWPAQRSIDLVREVEGLEVLHAALASGKGVVGITSHLGNWEVLNHFYCNQCKPIIFYRPPKLKAVDDLLREQRVQLGNRVAASTKEGILSIIKEVRRGGQVGIPADPEPAESAGVFVPFFATKALTSKFVPNMLAGGKAVGVFLHALRLPDGSGFKVILEAAPEAMYSEDTETSAAAMSKVVERYVSQYPSQYMWSMKRFKKRPPGEARWY
- the hemF gene encoding oxygen-dependent coproporphyrinogen oxidase, which encodes MTSRTEAVKAYLLDLQDRICAALENEDGGARFVEDAWTREAGGGGRTRVIGDGKVIEKGGVNFSHVFGSGLPPSASAHRPELAGRGFEALGVSLVIHPHNPHVPTSHANVRFFIAEKEGEEAVWWFGGGFDLTPYYGNEEDCLHWHQVAERACAPFGADVYPRYKAWCDRYFHLKHRGEPRGIGGLFFDDLNEWDFDTCFAFMRAIGDAYIEAYLPIVQRRKAQAYTAQQREFQEFRRGRYVEFNLVYDRGTLFGLQSGGRTESILMSLPPQVRWGYDWKPAPGSEEARLTEYFLQDRDWIGEAKPVR
- the def gene encoding peptide deformylase, translated to MAILNILEFPDPRLRTLAKPVTEVDDSIRQLVDDMFETMYEAPGIGLAATQVNVHKRVVVMDLSEDRSAPRVFINPELETLTDDMDQYQEGCLSVPGFYENVDRPVRVKIKALDRDGKPFEEIAEGLLAVCIQHECDHLNGKLFVDYLSTLKRDRIKKKLEKQHRQQA
- the aroE gene encoding shikimate dehydrogenase; protein product: MDQYVVFGNPIGHSKSPLIHRLFADQTGQQLEYNTLLAPLDDFTVCALGFFKQGLGANVTVPFKEEAYRLVDSLTPRAKRAGAVNTLSKLADGSLQGDNTDGAGLVRDLTVNAGVQLSGKRILLLGAGGAVRGVLEPLLAHNPASLVIANRTVEKAEQLAREFADLGPVAASGFSWLQEPVDLIINATSASLAGELPPISAQLIEPGVTVCYDMMYGKEPTPFCQWASTHKAAKVLDGLGMLAEQAAEAFYIWRGVRPETGPVLDELRRQLARG
- a CDS encoding NADPH:quinone reductase codes for the protein MAKRIQFSEHGGPEVLQWVDFEPAAPGPQQVRVRNQAIGLNFIDTYFRSGLYSPPALPSGLGTEGAGVVEAVGDQVTHLKVGDRVAYAGGPLGAYSELHVLPEANLVKLPDSISFEQAAAVMLKGLTVQYLLKQTYAVQPGDTILFHAAAGGVGSLACQWAKALGAKLIGTVSSAEKAERAKALGAWATIDYSREDVAQRVLELTDGKKCPVVYDGVGQDTWLTSLDCLAPRGLMVSFGNASGAVSGVNLGILAQKGSLYVTRPTLASYANNAANTQAMADDLFAMIASGKVTVDIQQRYALSDAAKAQTELSARRTVGSTVLLP
- a CDS encoding L-threonylcarbamoyladenylate synthase — translated: MVSSWRVQQAAREIRAGAVIAYPTEAVWGLGCDPWNEEAVDRLLAIKSRSVDKGLILIADNIRQFDFLFDDFPEVWLDRMGSTWPGPNTWLVPHQNMLPEWITGVHDTVALRVSDHPVVRELCSLVGPLVSTSANPQGRPAARTRLRVEQYFRGQLDMVLGGALGGRRNPSVIRDLMTGDIVRAG
- the trkA gene encoding Trk system potassium transporter TrkA produces the protein MKIIILGAGQVGGTLAEHLASEANDITVVDTDGDRLRDLGDRLDIRTVQGRASFPTVLRQAGADDADMLVAVTNSDETNMVACQVAYTLFHTPTKIARVRESAYLTRAGLFDNEAIPVDVLISPEQVVTHYIKRLIEHPGALQVIDFAEGKAQLVAVKAYYGGPLVGQQLRQIREHMPNVDTRVAAIFRRDRPILPQGDTVIEADDEVFFIAAKAHIRAVMGELRRIDETNKRVVIAGGGQIGERLAEAIESRYQVKIIEMNPARCRYLSDTLDSTVVLQGSASDRDLMLEENIAEADIFLALTNDDEANIMSSLLAKRLGARKVMTIINNPAYVDLVQGGDIDIAISPQLATIGTLLAHVRRGDIVSVHSLRRGAAEAIEAIAHGDSKSSKVIGKAIEDIALPPGTTIGAIIRDEEVLIAHDDTVIEAGDHVILFVVDKKYIRDVEKLFHVGLSFF
- the rsmB gene encoding 16S rRNA (cytosine(967)-C(5))-methyltransferase RsmB, which gives rise to MNPRLAAARALAAVLSGKASLNSSLPAQLDKVELRDRGLTQDLAFGTARWQPRLSALAERLLQKPFKKADADVEALLLVGLYQLLYTRIPAHAALGETVGCADKLKKPWAKALLNAVLRRAQRESNDILAELERDPVVRTAHPRWLQKSLKAFWPEQWEAICAANNAHPPMILRVNRRHHSRDAYLQLLSEAGIEAAPCQFSVDGILLAQPCDVRSLPGFDQGWISVQDEAAQLAADLLDLAPGQRVLDACCAPGGKTCHLLEAQAGLEAVVAIDLEAKRLTRVRENLDRLGLDAQLIACDARDTASWWDGKGFQRILLDAPCSATGVIRRHPDIKMTRQADDIPALASLQGELLDALWPTLEVGGILLYATCSTLPTENTDVIEAFLARTPGARELDLATQAGVRQPHGRQLLAQEGGHDGFYYAKLIKIAAARG
- the dprA gene encoding DNA-processing protein DprA, which produces MAQLPSPGCSPAELEARLRLHRMPALGPHRFHVLLQAFGSASAALSAPAGAWYSLGIPAASTESRRSPQVREGAAAALAWLERRDQHLLMWDDPAYPALLAEVDAAPPLLFVAGNPALLEKPQLAIVGSRRASRPALDTAAAFSRSLARGGFVITSGLALGVDGAAHQGALDVEGHTIGVLGTGLQKFYPQRHRALATAMIERGSALVSEFPLDAGPVAGNFPRRNRIISGLSLGVLVVEASLASGSLITARLAAEQGREVYAIPGSIHHPGSKGCHQLIRDGALLVESVEQIVETLQGWQRLPPEPDGETTGARHVLEELLLAAPQTSEGLASSSGWPLPRVLAALTELEVAGRVCNEAGRWFARPA
- the fmt gene encoding methionyl-tRNA formyltransferase, which produces MRIVFAGTPEFAAEHLKALIDSPYDVVAVYTQPDRPAGRGQKLMPSAVKQLAVDNGIPVLQPPTLRNAEAQAELAALKPDLMVVVAYGLILPQAVLDIPPLGCINSHASLLPRWRGAAPIQRAVEAGDSESGVTVMRMEAGLDTGPMLLKVTTPISATDTGGSLHDRLAEMGPPAVLQAVAGLAAGTLQGEVQDDSLATYAHKLNKDEARLDWSRPAVELERLIRAFNPWPICHSTLQGEAVKVLAATLSTGAGQPGEILGASKDGLIVACGEQALCLTRLQLPGGKALNFSDLFNSRREKFATGTVLGQ
- a CDS encoding tetratricopeptide repeat protein; the encoded protein is MRESLEKMLAKGVDNALLRFGLGKAWLDEGNGAEAAVHLQRCVEFDPKYSAAWKLLGKAHQLQGDLEGARRAWQQGLEAAQAHGDKQAEKEMTVFLKKLDKASRDKPTPTA